Part of the Nostoc sp. ATCC 53789 genome, TGTGAAAGACTAGAGTTCCCCCACAGGCTTTTGATCCCCCCAACCTCCCTTAAAAAGTGGGGCAAGAGAGTTTCTTAAAGTCCCCCTTTTTAAGGGGGATTTAGGGGGATCTCCATAGTTTGCAGCGTATTAATATTACATTTATTTTTTATATAACCTTATGGATAATCAAGAAGCACTAGAGCGAACTCTCAACCGCGCTCGTCGCGCCCTTCAGATAATAGAGGAGGAAAAAGCTAGTTATGGGATTAGAATTCCGCCGGACTTAGTAATCGAACTAGAAGAAAAACAAAAAGAAGTCACTAGCCTAGAGGCGCGATTAAGCCAGTTACAGGGACAACGCCCGGCAAGCGTGCCCGATAATTTGCCCCGCTATAACGATGTGTTTGTGGGACGCAAACAAGAAATCGCCCGTTGTTTGGAAGCACTTTCACCAGAGGAGCGCGGTTGGGGTGTGACGGTCGATGGTATTGGTGGTATGGGGAAAACGGTGTTAGCGCTAGAGGTAGCACACCTTGCCCGTAAGCAAGCCTTGTTTGATGCCTACCTGTTTGTTTCTGCCAAAACTACCTGGCTCTCGACTGAGGGAGTGCGACAAGAAACCCTCGCCCTGTCTTCTCTCGATAGCTTCTGTCGGGAATTTGCCAAGGGGTTGGGACAAACAGATATTGTGAAAATGACTGATGCCACAGAACGCCGCCGCGCCCTTCTCGATGCCCTGCGGGGACGGCGCACCCTGTTGATTTGGGACAACTTGGAAACTCTGAATGCAGAAGAACGCGATATTATTGCCGAGTTTTTGCGGAAACTGCCCACCCCCAACAAAGCGATAATCACCAGCCGCCGCCGCACTGGGGAAAGCGCCGTCACCATCCGCTTAGATCGTCTCTTAGAGACAGAAGCTTTGGAGTTAATGCAAGCGAAAGGAAGGTCGCACCCCCGTCTAGCCCAGGAATTAAATGCAACGAAGCCAGAGATATTGACTGCTTTATATGAAGGCTCTGGTGGCAATCCCCTAGCGCTAGATTGGACATTGGGACAGGTGGCACACAAAGGTTACTCCATCAGTGATGCCCTAGAGCGGTTGCGTAATGCCGCCAAATCTCCCGATCTCTACGGGTTTCTGTTTGCCGATGCCGCCGAAACTCTCTCTGGAAATGATCGCACAGTGTTGTGTGCCCTGGTTGTATTCCTGACACCAGCAAAAACCACAGCACTGGCAGATGCTACGGATTTAGCCATAACCGAGATCCAAGTTTCTTTAGAACGGCTGGTAACTCTATCTTTGGTGAATGATTTGGATGGAGAACGGTTTGGCCTGCACCCCCTCACTCGCACATATATCCTGGCAGCTGTGGACGGAACGGATACTGTTGGGACTGCACCCCTAAGTGGAATTCAGTTTGACTCTGCCGCCCAACGCAAAGTTCTGCGCTACTGGGTAGACTTTGCCCAGAAGTACGGGGGTGAGGGCAAAGATGCCTATCAGACCCATGACAAGCTGGAAGCCGAGTGGCAGAATCTAGAAGGCGTGGCGGCAAACTTGTGGGAGGTGGCAGGTATCCCCGGTACGCTGAAAGACCAACAAGCTGCCCAAATGCTCATCGATTTGGAACACGCTTTGTCTAGCTTCCTCCGGTTTCGAGGCTACTGGGATGAGTGGGTACGCTTGGCTGAGTGGCGATATCTGGCAGGAAAGGCACTGAGTCAGTGGAGCGATGCTGGTTGGGGTGCATATCATGTTGCCTGGATTCACTATCAACGTGCGGACAAAGATCGAACAGCAAGTTCGGGAGATCAAATGAAGGAGATGATGGAACGGGGCGGCAACCTTCGGGACAAGGCTTTTGCAACCCGTATGCAAGGAGTGATTGCAGAGCAACGCCAGGACTGGGCGGAAGCGGAGCAGTTGTACCAGGAGGCATTAGCAATTTACCGAAAGTTGGGGAATGAGAAGAGAGAGGCAATCGCTCTCAACAATTTGGGAGGATTTGCACGCTCGCAGGGAGACTACGATGGCGCCGAATTTTACTACAAGCAAGCATTGACGATCACTAAAAAGCTGGGTTTTAAAGAACAAGAAGCTTCTCATTCTGCTGGTTTAGGACATCTCGCCCTTAACCGCAACCGCCCTACAGAAGCCCGTACCTGGTACGAGCGTCAGTTAACCCTGGCGCAGGAAATAGGACAGCAAAGTTTGGTCGCTGATGCTCAAGAGGGGTTAGCACAAGTTTTGAAGGAGGAGGGGCGCTATACAGAGGCACTACCCTTAGCACTGACTGCGCTGGAAATCCGAGAGCGCTTGCGCGATAAGAACTTGGATTTTTCGCGCCAATTGGTTGAGTGGTTGCGGCGTAAGACGGGGATAGAATAATTCGTCATTCGTAATTAGTAATTAATTCAAGGTTTTACGTCTCTGTATAATCCCAGACTTCCAGTCTGTAGGCGTATATTTGCAAAACTGATATGCTCCCAACCATAATGGGACTTGCAATAAAATAAGATACCAATCAAACTGGGACAATCGTGATATCCCATTTGGGTAATGTTTCAGAACGTTGCCAGAAAGGTTGATATTGTTCTAACTCTTGTGAAAGAACCTTAATTCCTTTTTCATAGGTGGTTTCAACCAGATGTACAATGGGTGCAATACCTTTCCAAGTCATATTAGAAGCCCAATGTAGTGCGGTTTCAACAGAATCTAAAATCGCGCCATTCCAATAGTTTTCTAAAGTAGCCCAACACCGTTCTATCGGATTGTACTTGCTATGGTAGGGAGGATAGTAAATCAGTCGGATTCTTAAATTAATCGCATCAGACAGTTCAACCATGCGTTTGATAAATTGTGTGCGGTCACTGCGAGTCGCCGCACCGCCATCGAGATCAATCACCCATTCATCAAGCTCAAGGTAATTGTGTTGATTCTCATGCCACCAAGCGGTTAAACAATCGACAATAAAATCACTAGTTTCAGCCGACTGACCGAAGTAAATTGATAGCTGCTGGCTGTGTGTGTTGAGAATACCAAATGGAACTAAGACTTCTTGCCACTGTGTATCGTGGTCATCAGCGGCTTTTGCCTCCAGTGTCCGGGCTTTACCACCTCTAGAAAGGTTCCCAATCTTCACTTTGGCTTTAGTATCAATAGACACTCTCAACGATTTGTGATTCTCATCTGATGCCTGATTCTCCCGGAACACATTCTCAAATATGGCATCTGTTTGGGGAATCTTTTTCAAGGGCTTGGTTTTTTGTGTTTTTTTAGGCGATACCCCAAGCCATTAAGAATCGTCCCTAGGGTTTGGCGAGACGGTAATTCGCTCTGGTCGTATCCCTTTTCACCTAACAATGCCTCTCTTACTGCTCTGGCACTAATGCGCGCATACAGAAAAGTTGATTGAAATTTTGGGTCGGTTTGAGCTTTAGCATCTACCAATGAACGAATATCCGATTCTAAATTGGGCAGAATCTCAATACTCTTGTGTCTTCCTCTTGCCTGATAGTTATCTACACAGACTATCCCCGTCCGCCGTTCATCCAAGCCAAGTTGTACACTCTGGCGATTCCACCCCAACACTGTTTCTGCTTTGCGGGCTGAACTATCGAAGTAATCTTCGGTGACTTTTGCCATGAAGTCTCTTTTGCGACTGCCAGTTAGTTTTTTGGCTGCATCTTTAAAGGTAGATTTGATGGTGTCAGTCAGCATGACTTGAGGGATTTTCATTCTAGAGATTTAGTGGGGGTTAGTAGATCCGCGCTTCCTAAATATTCTAGAATGGCTGGTACTTTATTTTTTCGCAAGTCCCTAAACGCTATAGTCTGAGGTAACTGTCACAAAACTAGATAAACCCATTTATTCTATAATTTTAAATTTATTATGACTAATTACACATTACAAGCAAGTCGGGAATGGTGGTCACAACAATGGCTAGATTTGCTAGATTCCTATCGCTTTAAAAAGCGTTTAGAACGTGCGAGAAATTATGCTCGTCAAGGAAATGTTCTCAGCATTGAATTTAAAGGTGCGAAAGTATTGGCTAGAGTGCAAGGTAGTGAAGTAGAACCTTATAAAGTTTCCCTTTCCCTTGAACCCTTTACCGATGAACAATGGGGTTATGTCATTGAAACCATGTCCCAAAAAGCAATTTTTGCTGCCAAGCTACTAGCAGGAGAAATGCCACAAAATATAGAAGAAGTCTTCACGGCAAATGGTCTTTCGATATTTCCATTTACCCTTGGTGATGTCCAGAGTAAATGCTCTTGTCCTGATAAAGCAAATCCCTGTAAACATATTGGTGCGATATACTATCAGTTAGGCGATCGATTCAGTGAAGACCCCTTTGTACTATTTCAGTTGCGCGGACGCACCAAAGAGCAAATTATCAGTGATTTACGCGAATTACGTAGTGCTAAGATTCAACCAAATACCACAGAAACGCCCGATATTCAAGAATCAATTTCTAATAACAAATACTCGGTAAAAATTGATTCTTTCTGGCAATATAATGAGCCACTAGAGTCATCCTTGGTAGTGATTGCACCATCCACGAGCGAGATGGTATTAGATGTATTAGGAGCAATCCCACTAGCGAAGGAAGAGGAAAATGCAGTAAATTCAACTTCCAGTGATGTGGTAATGAAGTATTTAAATACAGTTTACAGAGATGTGAGCCAGAAGGCTTTTTTAGCAGCAATGAATGTGGGAGGAAGTTGATATTAATTCATAATTCGTAATTATGAATTAGGTTGATTGGGTAGTTCAATCTTCACCCATTCCCGCACTGCCTGACGAATTGCCCGTCTGCCATTTGCCCGATTTTGCTCAATCAGTTTTGGCAGATCCCGAATTGCTAAACTAGGAAACACTAAACTGTTCTCTGACTCGACATATTCCCCATTTTGCAGGAGATAAATCTTGAGTTCACCGGAGTCATAACACCAGAGTTCTGGTACTCCCAGGCGGGCATAAATGGGAAACCGATTTAGAGACTTACTGGTAACATCAATTTCCAGTGCCAAATCAGGCGGTGGGTCTTGTTTCAAGTCCAGATCCAATCTACCCCGAACCGTAGCTTCATTCTGGAAATAGAAGCAGTTATCTGACTCTACCCCTGCCATTCGACTTTCTCGCTTCCAGGTAGTCGAACCATAACTTTCATAGTCTAAATCCAGCACATCAGCGATTTCTTTGACCAAATCGCCAATTACCTCTTTATAGTGTTCGTGTTCAGGTAAAGGTGTCATAATTTCCAAAGTGGTGCGATCGTAAGCTAACCTTGCTGCCCGATGCTCTCCCAAGTCTTTTAGAAGATTTTCAAACTGTTGCCAACTAATGTCGTAAAGTATTACTCGGTCTGCTCGATTTTTGGCGACTGTCATTGTTACGACCTCCAGAATGTTTTATTGTCCAAACTCAAGCCTAGCCTGTTCTACCAAATCAGCTGTCACAACCTCTTGACCTGCTTCACGAGCTAGCTGTTCAATTCTTGCTTTAGCTTGAGAGCGGACAAAAAAGGGAATATTTTGTAACTTTTCTTTAGCTTCTGATGTCCATCGCAAAGTCTCAATAAAATTAGAGTCGCTCATAGTATTAATTACCTTGGTAAGTTCCTCAATTTAATCAGCAGATTACTAATTTTCCTATAAAAAAAGCCCTTGCTTTTACGCAAGAGCTTTTAAATTATTTAGTTGTCAGTGATGAAATAAACTTTACAACCTAATCTAGGTCGTCCATGAACATCACTGGCTCAGTATCACGGTTAATTCCTTTCTCAAAACCACCAGCCGCAGCCCGTGCGCGACCAGCGTGCCACAAGTGACCAACTAGGAAGAAGAATCCTAGTACGAAGTGAGAAGTCGCCAACCAAGCGCGAGGAGATACGTAGTTGAAGGAGTTAATTTCAGTAGCCACACCACCCACGGAGTTCAAAGAACCCAGAGGAGCGTGGGTCATGTATTCAGCAGCGCGACGAGCTTGCCAAGGCTGAATATCGTTCTTGATTTTTTCCAAGTCAAGACCATTGGGGCCACGTAGAGGCTCCAACCAAGGGCCACGGAAATCCCAGAAGCGCATGGTTTCACCACCGAAGATGATTTCACCAGTTGGAGAGCGCATCAGGTATTTACCTAGACCTGTGGGGCCTTGGGCAGAACCGACGTTAGCACCCAAGCGTTGGTCACGAATCAAGAAGGTCAAAGCCTGAGCTTGAGAAGCTTCTGGACCAGTAGGGCCAAAGAATTCGCTGGGATAAACGGTGTTGTTGAACCAAACAAAGATGGATGCAATAAAGCCCATCAGTGAAAGAGCGCCCAAGCTGTAGGAAAGGTAAGCCTCACCAGACCAGATGGATGCACGACGTGACCAAGCAAAAGGCTTGGTAAGAATGTGGAAAACGCCGCCAGCAATACAGATAAAGGCAATCCAAATGTGACCGCCGACCACATCTTCTAAGTTATCAACGCTGACAATCCAGCCTTCGCCACCGAAGGGAGACTTGATTACATAACCGAAGATAACTGCTGGGTTCAATGTTGGATTGGTAATAACACGAACGTCACCACCGCCTGGTGCCCAAGTGTCATACAAACCACCGAAGAACATTGCTTTTAAAACCAACAGCAACGCACCGCATCCCAAAATAATCAGGTGGAATCCGATGATGTTGGTCATCTTGTTCTTGTCTTTCCAGTCGTAACCAAAGAAAGAAGAGTATTCTTCTAAGGTTTCTGGACCACGAACGGCGTGATAGATACCGCCAAAGCCAAGGACGGCTGAGGAAATTAGGTGGAGTACACCGACAACAAAGTAGGGGAAGGTGTCGATAACTTCACCACCAGCACCAACGCCCCAACCCTGGGTAGCGAGGTGAGGTAACAGGATCAAGCCCTGTTCGTACATGGGTTTTTCAGGAACGAAGTGAGCGACTTCAAATAAAGTCATCGCTCCTGCCCAGAATACAATCAAGCCAGCATGGGCAACGTGAGCGCCCAGGAGTTTGCCAGATAGATTGATTAAACGCGCATTACCAGACCACCAGGCAAAGCCAGTAGATTCTTGGTCGCGTCCAGTGCCGCCTAATATATTTGGTCTATTAGAGAGCGTTACCACGTGGTAATACCTCCTCAGGGAATACAAATTGTTCGTGGGGTTGATCTTGAGGAGCCATCCAAGCGCGGATACCCTCGTTCAGCAAAATGTTTTTGGTATAGAAGGTTTCAAACTCAGGGTCTTCCGCCGCCCGTAATTCTTGGGAGACGAAATCATAAGCTCGCAGGTTGAGTGCTAAACCGACGATGCCGACGGCACTCATCCACAAACCTGTGACTGGCACGAACAACATAAAGAAGTGCAACCAGCGTTTGTTTGAGAAAGCAATCCCGAAAATCTGTGACCAGAAACGGTTTGCTGTCACCATTGAATAGGTTTCTTCAGACTGGGTTGGATTGAAGGCGCGGAAGGTGTTAGCACCATCACCGTCTTCAAACAAGGTATTTTCGACTGTGGCTCCGTGAATGGCACACAATAATGCACCACCCAATACACCAGCAACACCCATCATGTGGAAGGGGTTGAGTGTCCAGTTGTGGAAGCCTTGCAGGAATAGCAGGAACCGGAAAATTGCCGCTACGCCAAAGCTGGGAGCAAAGAACCAGCTTGATTGTCCCAAGGGGTACATCAGGAATACGCTGACGAATACTGCAATGGGAGCTGAGAAGGCGAGGGCGTTATAAGGACGGATTCCTACTAGACGCGCAATTTCAAATTGCCGTAACATGAAGCCAATCAAACCAAAGGCTCCGTGTAGGGCAACGAATGGCCACAAGCCACCCAGTTGGAACCAACGGGTGAGGTCGCCTTGGGCTTCTGGGCCCCACAACAGCAATAGGGAATGTCCCATGCTGTCGGCTGGGGTGGATACTGCCACTGTTAGGAAGTTAGCACCTTCTAGGTAGGAGGAGGCTAATCCGTGGGTATACCAAGAGGTGACGAAGGTGGTGCCGGTCAGCCAACCGCCTAGTGCTAGGAAGGCGCAGGGGAACAATAGTATCCCTGACCAACCTACGAATACGAAGCGATCGCGCTTGAGCCAGTCGTCTAGAACGTCAAACCACCCTCTACTGGGCGCACGTCCAACTGCGATGGTCATCGGACTAAAATCCTCTTTTTTTACTAAAATTGCAACGTTTCTAAGGCAATACGGAGAGCCAATGTAACCGGCTGCCGTGAGGAATTAACGTTTTTTTTGACAATCTCAATAGCTTAAAAGCGACTGAGATTCTGAGAAGTTGCTGACCTGTGAAATCAGCATTTCTCTTTCTTTATGCCATTACACGTACCATCGGCTAGTAATCTAGCTTGTGGTAACTTAATGATTCTTAACTTATCACACTACTCAGGGTTTTTGCCTGACACACAGAAGCAAATCAGGCATGAAACACGAACCTTATAAATAATATGAATATCAGAAATTTTACAATTTGACACAACTTTTCTCAGAAATGTAAGAAAATTTAGTCTAGATGGACGTAGGTAGGTAACTCATTCCCAAGAGGTCAAAAAGACGCAGGGGCAGGAAAGAGAGAATTTTTATCGGCCAATGAGTAAAAAAATTGTAACCGTGCCCTCACAAATAGATTATATGGGTCGCAGGAGGCAGGAGAGCAGCTGAGTTTTTGTCAACAATGTTTGGTAAAATAATCAAGCAGCAGACCCTCTAAAGTGTTCTTTAGTTGAATGACTAGCCTTCAATTTAGTCAAGTTCTGTCTAGTAGCATTC contains:
- the psbC gene encoding photosystem II reaction center protein CP43, which translates into the protein MVTLSNRPNILGGTGRDQESTGFAWWSGNARLINLSGKLLGAHVAHAGLIVFWAGAMTLFEVAHFVPEKPMYEQGLILLPHLATQGWGVGAGGEVIDTFPYFVVGVLHLISSAVLGFGGIYHAVRGPETLEEYSSFFGYDWKDKNKMTNIIGFHLIILGCGALLLVLKAMFFGGLYDTWAPGGGDVRVITNPTLNPAVIFGYVIKSPFGGEGWIVSVDNLEDVVGGHIWIAFICIAGGVFHILTKPFAWSRRASIWSGEAYLSYSLGALSLMGFIASIFVWFNNTVYPSEFFGPTGPEASQAQALTFLIRDQRLGANVGSAQGPTGLGKYLMRSPTGEIIFGGETMRFWDFRGPWLEPLRGPNGLDLEKIKNDIQPWQARRAAEYMTHAPLGSLNSVGGVATEINSFNYVSPRAWLATSHFVLGFFFLVGHLWHAGRARAAAGGFEKGINRDTEPVMFMDDLD
- a CDS encoding transposase, which encodes MKKIPQTDAIFENVFRENQASDENHKSLRVSIDTKAKVKIGNLSRGGKARTLEAKAADDHDTQWQEVLVPFGILNTHSQQLSIYFGQSAETSDFIVDCLTAWWHENQHNYLELDEWVIDLDGGAATRSDRTQFIKRMVELSDAINLRIRLIYYPPYHSKYNPIERCWATLENYWNGAILDSVETALHWASNMTWKGIAPIVHLVETTYEKGIKVLSQELEQYQPFWQRSETLPKWDITIVPV
- the psbD gene encoding photosystem II D2 protein (photosystem q(a) protein) — encoded protein: MTIAVGRAPSRGWFDVLDDWLKRDRFVFVGWSGILLFPCAFLALGGWLTGTTFVTSWYTHGLASSYLEGANFLTVAVSTPADSMGHSLLLLWGPEAQGDLTRWFQLGGLWPFVALHGAFGLIGFMLRQFEIARLVGIRPYNALAFSAPIAVFVSVFLMYPLGQSSWFFAPSFGVAAIFRFLLFLQGFHNWTLNPFHMMGVAGVLGGALLCAIHGATVENTLFEDGDGANTFRAFNPTQSEETYSMVTANRFWSQIFGIAFSNKRWLHFFMLFVPVTGLWMSAVGIVGLALNLRAYDFVSQELRAAEDPEFETFYTKNILLNEGIRAWMAPQDQPHEQFVFPEEVLPRGNAL
- a CDS encoding Uma2 family endonuclease, with the translated sequence MTVAKNRADRVILYDISWQQFENLLKDLGEHRAARLAYDRTTLEIMTPLPEHEHYKEVIGDLVKEIADVLDLDYESYGSTTWKRESRMAGVESDNCFYFQNEATVRGRLDLDLKQDPPPDLALEIDVTSKSLNRFPIYARLGVPELWCYDSGELKIYLLQNGEYVESENSLVFPSLAIRDLPKLIEQNRANGRRAIRQAVREWVKIELPNQPNS
- a CDS encoding tetratricopeptide repeat protein; the protein is MDNQEALERTLNRARRALQIIEEEKASYGIRIPPDLVIELEEKQKEVTSLEARLSQLQGQRPASVPDNLPRYNDVFVGRKQEIARCLEALSPEERGWGVTVDGIGGMGKTVLALEVAHLARKQALFDAYLFVSAKTTWLSTEGVRQETLALSSLDSFCREFAKGLGQTDIVKMTDATERRRALLDALRGRRTLLIWDNLETLNAEERDIIAEFLRKLPTPNKAIITSRRRTGESAVTIRLDRLLETEALELMQAKGRSHPRLAQELNATKPEILTALYEGSGGNPLALDWTLGQVAHKGYSISDALERLRNAAKSPDLYGFLFADAAETLSGNDRTVLCALVVFLTPAKTTALADATDLAITEIQVSLERLVTLSLVNDLDGERFGLHPLTRTYILAAVDGTDTVGTAPLSGIQFDSAAQRKVLRYWVDFAQKYGGEGKDAYQTHDKLEAEWQNLEGVAANLWEVAGIPGTLKDQQAAQMLIDLEHALSSFLRFRGYWDEWVRLAEWRYLAGKALSQWSDAGWGAYHVAWIHYQRADKDRTASSGDQMKEMMERGGNLRDKAFATRMQGVIAEQRQDWAEAEQLYQEALAIYRKLGNEKREAIALNNLGGFARSQGDYDGAEFYYKQALTITKKLGFKEQEASHSAGLGHLALNRNRPTEARTWYERQLTLAQEIGQQSLVADAQEGLAQVLKEEGRYTEALPLALTALEIRERLRDKNLDFSRQLVEWLRRKTGIE
- a CDS encoding PCP reductase family protein; this translates as MSDSNFIETLRWTSEAKEKLQNIPFFVRSQAKARIEQLAREAGQEVVTADLVEQARLEFGQ
- a CDS encoding SWIM zinc finger family protein — translated: MTNYTLQASREWWSQQWLDLLDSYRFKKRLERARNYARQGNVLSIEFKGAKVLARVQGSEVEPYKVSLSLEPFTDEQWGYVIETMSQKAIFAAKLLAGEMPQNIEEVFTANGLSIFPFTLGDVQSKCSCPDKANPCKHIGAIYYQLGDRFSEDPFVLFQLRGRTKEQIISDLRELRSAKIQPNTTETPDIQESISNNKYSVKIDSFWQYNEPLESSLVVIAPSTSEMVLDVLGAIPLAKEEENAVNSTSSDVVMKYLNTVYRDVSQKAFLAAMNVGGS